Proteins found in one Pontibacter sp. SGAir0037 genomic segment:
- a CDS encoding RNA polymerase sigma factor, whose amino-acid sequence MDSFTDNALMLKVKSGDLDKLGHLFKRYGRSLYGFYFRFTRDPELSEDLVQDVFERVLKYRHTYRGDGKFITWLYHLARNVLVDYHKRAARLGIREDIGKKEEALPDTAALGEATEKEADLKLMELALDHLSEEKKELLLLTKFQGLKYKDIATIYNCSEANVKVKVFRAVQDLREAFRKIQAKGISI is encoded by the coding sequence TTGGATTCATTTACGGACAATGCTTTGATGCTCAAGGTGAAATCCGGGGACCTTGACAAGCTAGGCCACCTCTTTAAGAGGTATGGCAGAAGCCTGTATGGCTTTTACTTCAGGTTTACCCGGGATCCGGAGCTGAGCGAAGACCTGGTGCAGGATGTGTTTGAGCGGGTGCTGAAGTATCGGCATACCTATCGGGGCGACGGGAAATTTATTACCTGGCTCTACCACCTTGCCCGAAATGTGCTTGTCGATTACCACAAGAGGGCAGCTCGGCTGGGCATCCGGGAAGATATTGGCAAAAAGGAAGAAGCACTGCCCGATACTGCTGCGTTAGGGGAGGCTACTGAGAAGGAAGCAGACCTGAAGCTGATGGAGCTGGCGCTGGACCATCTAAGTGAAGAGAAGAAGGAGCTCCTGTTGCTCACCAAGTTTCAGGGGCTCAAATACAAGGATATAGCTACCATATATAACTGCTCGGAAGCCAATGTAAAAGTTAAGGTTTTTAGAGCAGTGCAGGACTTACGGGAAGCATTTAGAAAGATACAGGCAAAGGGAATAAGCATATGA
- a CDS encoding IS3 family transposase, producing MEPTGGLSVRCQCDLLGIHRSGVYYSPAKESEENLAIMRLLDERYLDKPTHGVLQMQDYLRDEGYRVNHKRVRRLLRLMGLEAIYPKRNLSQLGQAEYIHPYLLRNLKVADPNQVWEVDITYIPLEKGFMYLTAVIDVYSRYVVGWGLSNSLEAEASLSVLREAIARHGKPQIVNSDQGSQFTCKEWVGHLKEEGIRISMDGKGRALDNIYIERLWRTLKRDYVYLNPAKDGWELYQGVKGFFSFYNHEKHHQGIGRCIPVEVYKQQAA from the coding sequence GTGGAGCCGACAGGCGGGCTCAGCGTCCGCTGCCAGTGTGATTTGCTGGGCATCCACCGCAGCGGCGTCTACTACTCTCCGGCAAAGGAGAGCGAGGAGAACCTGGCTATCATGCGCCTGCTGGACGAGCGTTACCTGGACAAGCCCACGCACGGGGTCTTGCAGATGCAGGACTACCTGCGGGATGAAGGGTATCGGGTGAATCACAAGCGGGTCAGAAGGCTCCTGAGGCTCATGGGCCTGGAGGCCATCTACCCTAAGCGGAACCTGAGCCAGCTGGGCCAGGCAGAGTATATCCACCCTTACCTGCTGAGGAACCTAAAGGTAGCGGATCCAAACCAGGTCTGGGAGGTGGACATCACCTACATCCCGCTGGAGAAGGGGTTTATGTACCTGACGGCCGTCATCGATGTGTATAGCCGCTATGTGGTCGGCTGGGGGCTGTCCAACAGCCTGGAGGCCGAGGCAAGCCTATCGGTGCTGCGGGAGGCGATTGCCCGCCACGGCAAACCGCAGATAGTGAACTCCGACCAGGGCAGTCAGTTCACCTGCAAAGAGTGGGTGGGACACCTGAAGGAGGAAGGCATCCGCATCAGCATGGATGGCAAGGGCAGGGCGCTGGACAATATTTACATCGAGCGGCTGTGGCGGACGCTGAAGCGGGACTATGTTTACTTAAACCCGGCAAAGGATGGATGGGAGCTGTATCAGGGAGTGAAGGGCTTCTTCAGTTTCTACAACCATGAGAAGCATCACCAGGGAATCGGCAGGTGTATTCCGGTAGAGGTCTATAAACAACAGGCTGCGTGA
- a CDS encoding transposase, whose amino-acid sequence MKGKRRKFSAAFKAKVALEALKERESLAELSKRFEVHPNMISKWKQEFVENSSLVFEKEKGPAQEPDTETLYARIGSLELEKEFLKKA is encoded by the coding sequence ATGAAAGGGAAAAGAAGGAAATTCAGCGCGGCCTTCAAGGCCAAGGTAGCCCTGGAGGCTTTGAAAGAGCGGGAGAGCCTGGCGGAGCTGTCCAAACGCTTCGAGGTGCACCCGAACATGATCAGCAAATGGAAGCAGGAGTTTGTGGAGAACTCTTCTCTTGTCTTTGAAAAGGAGAAGGGTCCTGCACAGGAGCCTGACACCGAGACGCTCTATGCCCGCATCGGCAGTCTGGAGTTGGAGAAAGAGTTCTTAAAAAAAGCTTAG
- a CDS encoding WcaI family glycosyltransferase, producing MKKSILLIGYNYYPEPTGIGKYSGEQINWLAKKGYDCTVITSYPYYPYWKVQEPYLRDRYRYKKEMQYYNSGGKVTIHRCPMFVPAKPSGLKRMLLDLSFIIAAFIQILPLLFKKKFDFIIAVSPSFLIGLLGLLCKQFTKAKILYHVHDLQIEAARDLGMLKAPGLINKLFKIERYIINSCDFITCVGEGMAQKTREKTHKEVSLFLNATDLTQFYPIKDRARLKESFGFNPTDKIILYSGAIGEKQGIENILHAANKFVQTSNMKFVICGSGPYKEKLQLLAEDLKLNNVIFFPLQPIEKFNQFLNMADLHLVVQKANAGDLVMPSKLTTVLAIGGLALVTANKGSSMYSLIKQYNMGVLVEAENRQQLFDGIEVAINKDLSYMSRNARLYSEKYLSIDKIMSNFEESYMLPGPYEARPVFENENTTIPLPA from the coding sequence ATGAAGAAATCCATATTGTTGATTGGGTATAATTATTACCCGGAACCTACTGGGATAGGGAAGTACAGTGGAGAGCAGATTAATTGGTTGGCAAAGAAGGGGTATGATTGTACTGTTATAACTTCTTACCCATATTATCCCTATTGGAAAGTACAGGAGCCTTACTTGCGAGATAGGTACAGGTATAAAAAAGAAATGCAGTATTATAATTCCGGAGGGAAAGTTACCATACACAGGTGCCCAATGTTTGTTCCCGCAAAACCTTCTGGCTTAAAGAGGATGCTGTTAGACCTGTCTTTTATTATTGCTGCTTTTATTCAAATTCTTCCTCTATTGTTTAAGAAAAAGTTCGATTTTATAATTGCTGTAAGTCCATCTTTTCTGATTGGTTTATTAGGACTACTCTGTAAACAGTTTACTAAAGCGAAGATTTTATATCATGTTCATGATCTGCAGATTGAAGCTGCCAGAGATTTGGGTATGTTAAAAGCTCCAGGTTTAATCAATAAGTTGTTTAAGATAGAAAGATATATTATTAATAGTTGTGACTTCATTACTTGTGTTGGTGAAGGTATGGCTCAAAAGACAAGGGAAAAGACCCATAAGGAAGTATCACTTTTCTTAAATGCAACAGATCTCACTCAATTCTATCCAATTAAAGATCGGGCACGACTTAAAGAAAGTTTCGGATTTAATCCTACAGATAAAATCATACTTTATTCAGGAGCCATAGGGGAGAAGCAAGGAATAGAAAACATTCTGCATGCTGCAAATAAATTTGTTCAAACCAGCAACATGAAATTTGTTATTTGTGGTTCAGGGCCTTATAAAGAGAAGCTGCAGCTTTTAGCTGAAGATTTAAAGCTCAACAACGTTATATTCTTTCCTTTACAGCCTATCGAGAAGTTTAACCAATTTCTTAACATGGCTGACTTGCACTTAGTGGTTCAAAAAGCAAATGCAGGAGATTTGGTAATGCCTTCTAAATTAACAACTGTATTAGCTATTGGAGGCTTAGCTTTGGTCACAGCCAATAAAGGTTCTAGTATGTACTCTTTAATAAAGCAATATAATATGGGTGTACTAGTAGAGGCTGAAAATAGGCAACAGCTATTTGATGGTATAGAAGTGGCCATAAACAAAGATCTAAGCTATATGTCAAGGAATGCCCGCCTCTATTCCGAAAAATACCTTTCAATTGATAAAATTATGTCAAATTTCGAAGAATCCTATATGTTACCAGGGCCTTATGAAGCAAGACCTGTGTTTGAGAATGAAAACACAACGATTCCACTACCTGCTTAA
- a CDS encoding WcaI family glycosyltransferase: protein MKKILMIGYNFHPEPTGIGKYSGEMISWLAKNGYDCTVLTSYPYYPYWKVQEPYRSDRFWYKTEYYDIDKVKEGGKLKVIRCPQYVPANPTGLKRMILDLTFLLTAGLKLLQFIFTQKFDTVIAIAPSFQFGLLGVLYKKLRNAKFFYHIQDLQIEAARDLRMIKSEKILKGLFSLEKYILNQADYISSISEGMIQRIRHKANKDVLLFPNWADINFFYPVQDKSALKVEFGFKPTDTIILYSGAMGEKQGLEAILYAAKELSTMEGVKFLICGSGPYKEKLQSLSGSLNLTNVIFYPLQPIEKFNQFLNTADIHLIIQKANASDLVMPSKLTNVLAVGGLALITANRGSGLYELVNKYKMGLLVDAENQAALTEGIKLAISDNNEKHCQNARLYAERYLSREIIMTSFEDSVIGREELAEAYALC from the coding sequence ATGAAGAAAATTTTGATGATTGGTTATAATTTTCACCCAGAGCCAACAGGTATTGGTAAATATAGTGGTGAAATGATTAGTTGGCTCGCAAAAAATGGGTATGATTGTACCGTTCTTACTTCTTATCCTTATTATCCTTACTGGAAAGTACAGGAACCATATAGAAGCGACAGGTTCTGGTATAAGACAGAATATTATGATATTGATAAGGTTAAAGAAGGTGGTAAACTTAAGGTTATCAGATGTCCTCAGTATGTTCCTGCTAACCCTACGGGTTTAAAGAGAATGATACTTGACCTTACTTTCCTGTTAACTGCTGGATTAAAGTTACTGCAGTTTATTTTCACTCAAAAGTTTGATACAGTAATAGCTATAGCACCATCATTTCAGTTTGGTCTTTTAGGTGTTCTTTATAAGAAGCTGCGTAATGCCAAATTCTTTTACCATATACAGGACCTACAGATTGAGGCTGCTCGCGATTTAAGAATGATAAAATCAGAAAAGATTCTCAAAGGGTTGTTCTCCTTAGAGAAATATATTTTAAATCAAGCTGATTATATCAGCAGTATTTCGGAAGGAATGATTCAGCGAATCAGGCATAAAGCAAATAAGGATGTGCTTTTATTCCCAAACTGGGCTGATATAAACTTCTTCTATCCTGTACAGGATAAGTCAGCATTAAAAGTAGAGTTTGGTTTCAAACCTACAGATACCATTATTTTATACTCAGGTGCAATGGGAGAGAAGCAAGGGCTGGAGGCTATACTTTATGCAGCAAAAGAGCTGAGTACCATGGAAGGAGTAAAATTTCTAATATGCGGTTCCGGTCCTTATAAAGAGAAGTTACAGAGCTTATCTGGAAGCTTAAATCTTACAAATGTCATTTTTTACCCACTTCAGCCAATCGAAAAGTTTAACCAATTTCTAAACACGGCTGATATTCATTTAATTATTCAGAAAGCAAATGCAAGTGATTTGGTAATGCCTTCAAAGTTAACTAACGTACTCGCGGTTGGTGGATTAGCTTTAATAACAGCTAATCGTGGGTCTGGGCTTTACGAACTTGTTAATAAATATAAGATGGGCCTGTTAGTTGATGCAGAAAATCAAGCAGCTCTGACCGAGGGTATAAAACTTGCAATTTCTGATAACAATGAGAAGCACTGCCAAAATGCTCGTTTATATGCAGAGCGATATCTATCTAGAGAAATAATAATGACATCATTTGAAGATAGTGTAATAGGAAGAGAAGAACTTGCTGAAGCATATGCATTATGCTAA
- a CDS encoding polysaccharide biosynthesis/export family protein produces MLLKEKTFESRILLQLKTPLRFIIYIFVLVTAFSCVPRKKLLYLQEASKVKQTNAKSFASNSLEYRLKPDDVVSIHIFSLTPGQFNIFSRSTEDAQNPATIFTIDRAGFVELPAIGQVEVNNLTIKQAQDKIRLLLEEYLKSPLVRIELRTPFEFTILGEVNKPGHFTKVGEEITLFEALGSAGDLTRFADRSNIKLVRKNKEGQTEIINIDVLKADLLASEYYHLRSEDVIIVDPLGARGARENQLFFLTSTVGIITSLSLLLSRIL; encoded by the coding sequence ATGCTTTTAAAAGAAAAAACCTTCGAATCTAGAATCCTACTGCAACTAAAGACACCACTTAGATTTATAATTTACATTTTTGTTTTGGTTACAGCTTTTTCATGTGTACCCAGGAAAAAGCTACTGTATTTGCAGGAAGCTAGTAAAGTAAAACAGACTAATGCTAAATCCTTTGCTTCAAACAGCTTGGAATACAGACTTAAACCAGATGATGTAGTTTCTATTCATATTTTCAGTCTGACTCCAGGTCAGTTTAACATATTCAGCAGAAGTACCGAGGATGCTCAAAATCCTGCTACTATTTTTACAATAGACAGAGCGGGTTTTGTGGAATTACCTGCAATAGGACAAGTGGAAGTAAATAATCTTACTATTAAGCAAGCACAAGATAAAATACGACTTCTTTTAGAAGAGTATCTGAAAAGCCCTTTAGTGCGCATTGAGTTAAGGACCCCATTTGAGTTTACAATACTAGGTGAAGTAAACAAGCCCGGCCATTTTACTAAAGTTGGAGAAGAAATAACATTATTCGAAGCTTTAGGTTCAGCAGGCGACCTTACACGCTTTGCGGATCGCTCTAACATCAAACTGGTAAGGAAAAATAAAGAAGGACAAACAGAAATCATTAATATAGATGTTTTAAAGGCAGATCTTCTTGCAAGCGAATATTACCACTTACGCTCTGAAGACGTCATAATTGTGGATCCATTGGGGGCTAGGGGCGCCAGGGAAAACCAGCTCTTTTTCCTAACCTCAACTGTTGGCATTATTACATCGCTTTCTCTACTCTTATCAAGAATTTTATAA
- a CDS encoding tyrosine-protein kinase family protein: MTTLQVKKQQAIVSADPTALIFNHGSSNSLNLPDETVLLKSFPLLTSTISDLDFAVSYYYSNPLKKIELHKNSPIKLSIDVNSTFLPYEQEWKCLPLDSTRYIIEIGDEIRHQLAFNKQANIDGFIFTVNLEDYSELVKYNHIIFKVNNPLQLVRDYQGRVKISPFDEKSSIINISVVGENPDKEIEFLNSFVKNIIDQSIQSKRLNSERTAKFIDEQLSENTDSLKAIEGQLQRFKNEKATVDLNVEGNQLYTNIKELEKQKADLLLSNRYLDYLIQSVSSESEINQLMMPAPIDGQDPVLAKLLNQLVDAQLEVKLLANDKITKNPLLQEKKKIIKDLKDNITYNVKSLKGKNNIRLKDMNSRISMFSASLQGIPKAERELVNIKRDHRLNENLYLLFMEKRIEAGINAATIVSDYSIINHPINEGVVSASPLRNYSIALLLGTILPVSILLVLDFLSDKVRSKDDVERMLPMPIICSVVHKNKRSVGMIDSNVLESFRSFRANLQYLPQPKQVLLVTSSMSGEGKTFSSYHLSQILAITDKKVVWINADLRVKTNGTPSEKLGLSEYLAQLASIDDIIEKDETNVHIIRAGKTPHNPAELLVNPRMQTLVDVLKEHFDYIIIDTPPVAAFSDAFELMALADQIFVVVRQKFTKISALATIRELLHINKIEHISIILNDVKDKRVKYASKYYAKSYRTNSSKDFIVK; encoded by the coding sequence GTGACAACACTACAAGTAAAAAAACAGCAGGCTATTGTCTCAGCAGATCCAACTGCCCTAATCTTTAACCACGGAAGTAGTAACTCTCTTAACCTTCCGGATGAGACGGTTTTATTAAAATCATTTCCCCTGCTCACCTCCACAATCAGTGATCTTGATTTTGCTGTTTCATATTACTACAGTAATCCTCTTAAAAAAATAGAACTACATAAAAATTCTCCAATTAAATTATCAATTGATGTCAATTCTACATTCTTACCCTACGAGCAGGAATGGAAATGCTTACCATTGGACAGCACGAGGTATATTATTGAAATTGGTGATGAAATAAGGCATCAATTAGCCTTTAATAAGCAAGCCAATATAGACGGATTTATATTTACTGTAAACCTTGAGGATTATAGCGAACTTGTTAAGTATAATCATATCATCTTCAAAGTCAACAACCCTCTCCAACTAGTTCGCGACTACCAGGGACGGGTCAAGATTTCTCCATTCGATGAAAAATCATCCATCATCAATATTTCAGTGGTGGGAGAAAACCCGGATAAGGAGATAGAATTCTTAAATTCGTTTGTCAAAAACATCATTGATCAAAGTATCCAGAGTAAAAGACTTAATTCTGAACGTACTGCAAAATTTATTGATGAGCAACTGTCAGAAAACACCGATTCATTAAAGGCGATCGAAGGTCAGTTACAAAGGTTTAAAAATGAAAAAGCAACTGTTGATCTTAATGTAGAAGGGAATCAGCTATACACCAACATAAAAGAGTTAGAAAAACAAAAGGCTGACTTACTGCTAAGCAACCGCTATTTAGATTACCTGATACAATCTGTATCGAGTGAATCTGAAATAAACCAACTGATGATGCCGGCGCCAATAGATGGACAGGATCCTGTACTTGCTAAGCTATTAAACCAATTAGTAGATGCTCAGTTGGAAGTTAAGCTGCTTGCCAATGACAAAATCACAAAAAATCCACTCTTACAAGAAAAGAAAAAAATAATAAAAGATCTTAAAGATAACATTACCTATAATGTTAAAAGCCTTAAAGGCAAGAATAACATCCGCCTGAAGGACATGAATAGCAGAATCTCTATGTTTTCGGCTTCTCTACAAGGTATTCCTAAAGCAGAAAGAGAGTTAGTGAATATAAAGCGGGACCATAGGTTGAACGAAAACTTATATCTGTTATTTATGGAGAAAAGGATTGAAGCTGGGATCAACGCCGCCACGATTGTTTCGGATTACAGCATCATAAATCATCCGATAAACGAAGGAGTTGTTTCAGCCAGCCCGTTACGAAATTATTCTATTGCTTTGCTGCTAGGCACGATCTTGCCTGTAAGTATTCTTTTGGTACTAGATTTCCTAAGTGACAAAGTTCGTTCGAAAGATGATGTAGAAAGAATGCTTCCGATGCCAATAATATGCTCAGTTGTTCATAAAAACAAACGTTCAGTGGGAATGATAGATAGTAATGTGCTGGAATCATTCAGGTCATTCAGGGCAAATCTTCAATACTTACCACAACCTAAACAGGTTTTGCTTGTTACTTCCTCTATGAGTGGTGAGGGGAAAACATTTAGCTCATATCATCTTTCTCAGATATTAGCAATTACAGATAAGAAAGTCGTTTGGATTAATGCCGATTTACGTGTCAAAACCAACGGAACTCCATCTGAAAAGTTAGGCCTTAGTGAATACTTAGCACAACTCGCATCGATAGATGATATAATAGAGAAAGATGAAACCAATGTGCATATTATCAGGGCAGGAAAAACACCGCATAACCCAGCGGAATTGTTGGTTAACCCACGAATGCAGACGTTAGTAGATGTATTAAAAGAACATTTTGACTATATTATTATTGACACACCTCCAGTTGCTGCTTTTTCTGATGCTTTTGAACTAATGGCACTGGCAGATCAAATATTTGTTGTTGTTCGCCAAAAATTCACTAAAATATCTGCTCTGGCTACAATACGAGAACTTCTTCATATAAATAAGATTGAACACATTTCTATTATTCTTAATGATGTGAAAGATAAGCGGGTTAAATATGCTTCTAAGTACTATGCCAAAAGTTATAGAACAAATTCATCGAAAGATTTCATCGTAAAATAA
- a CDS encoding NAD(P)-dependent oxidoreductase: MGKYVVTGGSGFIGTNLVSKLINEGHEVLNLDIARPQNEQQFPYWRQVDILEFEKLKVLILLFNPDVIIHLAAVTDLDGTTLDYYRANFDGTKHIIDIANMLPSIKKVVYTSSMYVCKPGYVPLNYDDYKPHTLYGESKVKAELLVKESVNINHNWVLIRPTSIWGPWFNIPYIDFFNVVYQGKYFDFGNTCTKTYGYVDNSIYQIQTLIDAESSCCKTFYIGDFEPIQISEWANEISIAMGKGKIKRIPFSAIQLAALTGDVLAKLKIKFPMTSFRLSNMTTNNTFPLQDLFQISGPVPVSRQEGVRRTLNWLVNNKSYKIRPASVSSEAVSNTYPVSLTE, encoded by the coding sequence ATGGGAAAATATGTGGTTACAGGAGGTTCCGGTTTTATAGGAACTAATTTAGTGAGTAAGCTTATAAACGAGGGGCACGAGGTGCTCAACCTGGATATAGCAAGACCTCAGAACGAGCAACAGTTCCCTTATTGGCGCCAGGTGGATATCCTGGAATTTGAAAAGCTTAAGGTTCTAATTCTACTTTTTAATCCTGATGTAATTATACATCTAGCTGCTGTAACAGATCTGGATGGAACGACCTTAGATTATTACAGGGCCAATTTTGACGGCACAAAGCATATAATCGACATTGCAAATATGTTACCTTCCATTAAGAAAGTAGTTTATACTTCTTCAATGTATGTGTGCAAACCTGGTTATGTACCTCTAAATTATGACGACTATAAACCCCATACACTGTATGGTGAAAGTAAAGTTAAAGCAGAATTACTAGTTAAAGAGAGTGTAAATATTAATCATAACTGGGTACTTATCAGACCTACTTCTATATGGGGGCCTTGGTTTAATATTCCCTACATTGATTTTTTTAATGTAGTGTATCAAGGTAAATACTTTGACTTTGGTAATACCTGTACCAAAACTTATGGTTATGTGGATAATTCGATTTACCAAATACAAACGCTCATCGATGCAGAAAGCAGTTGTTGTAAAACATTTTACATCGGAGATTTTGAACCTATACAGATATCAGAATGGGCGAATGAAATCTCTATAGCCATGGGTAAAGGAAAAATAAAGAGAATTCCTTTTAGCGCCATACAACTGGCAGCTCTTACGGGAGATGTTTTAGCTAAATTGAAAATTAAATTTCCTATGACAAGTTTTAGGTTAAGTAATATGACTACTAATAATACTTTTCCACTACAGGATTTATTTCAAATATCAGGTCCTGTTCCTGTAAGTAGGCAGGAAGGAGTAAGAAGAACATTAAATTGGTTAGTCAATAATAAGTCATATAAAATTAGACCCGCGTCTGTTTCTTCCGAAGCAGTATCTAATACCTATCCGGTTAGTTTGACAGAGTAG
- a CDS encoding WcaF family extracellular polysaccharide biosynthesis acetyltransferase, with amino-acid sequence MAVISKAEVGHKLVYQDLSTFDVPASFRGKSKLLVQLWWIVQGTLFSMSPQVFYGWRVLLLRFFGAQIGKGVKIRSSVKITYPWNLEIGNHCWVGDDTSIYNLGNVRIGNHVAIAHKVYINTGGHAYDKITFDIFSKPVYIEDECWITNDVYIAPGTTIGKGTIVSARSSVLKNLPAGKICVGTPAVPIKDRTISDR; translated from the coding sequence ATGGCTGTAATTAGTAAAGCAGAGGTAGGTCATAAACTGGTTTATCAGGATTTAAGCACTTTTGATGTTCCGGCTTCTTTCAGAGGTAAATCTAAACTATTAGTGCAGTTGTGGTGGATAGTGCAAGGTACTCTTTTTTCTATGTCGCCGCAGGTATTTTATGGTTGGCGAGTACTCCTGCTTAGGTTTTTTGGAGCACAGATTGGTAAAGGAGTTAAAATAAGATCTTCTGTTAAGATAACTTACCCATGGAACCTGGAGATTGGTAACCACTGCTGGGTAGGAGATGATACTTCTATTTATAATTTGGGAAATGTAAGAATAGGTAATCATGTAGCTATTGCGCATAAAGTGTATATAAACACTGGAGGCCATGCTTATGACAAAATAACCTTCGATATATTTAGTAAGCCTGTTTATATTGAGGATGAGTGCTGGATAACAAATGACGTTTATATAGCACCCGGAACTACAATTGGAAAAGGAACTATTGTTAGTGCGAGAAGCTCTGTGCTAAAGAATTTGCCAGCTGGTAAAATATGTGTTGGAACTCCGGCCGTACCAATTAAAGACAGGACTATTTCTGATAGATAA
- a CDS encoding glycosyltransferase, translating to MKILHITPSMDLSTGGVCQAVRTMINGLREEQVYNEVICLDSPDAQHLNDCLFPVHALGPGKGPWRYSSKLTKWLVKELPSFDVVIVHGMWLYYSHAAIKAIKILRKRQSSNSCNIPKLYLMPHGMLDPYFQRAKERKWKAIRNTVYWKLVERAVVNDADGLLFTCEEECRLAKEPFSPYKPKKELIVGLGVENPPAKNFVIQEAFETKFPFLKDEPYVLFLSRVHEKKGVDLLIKAYAQLKRKYHHEMVLSSGLEDFMPPFPKLVIAGPGLDTTYGKEMENLTLIEGLKSDILFPGMLTGADKWGVFYNCEAFILPSHQENFGIAVVEAMACGKPVLISDQVNIWREIVAGGGGAAEPDTLKGTSKLLAEWVKMTFDEKHCMGMKARDSFQRDFSVKAASKRLLSMLFNNTSI from the coding sequence ATGAAAATACTTCATATAACTCCAAGTATGGATTTAAGTACGGGTGGGGTATGCCAGGCTGTAAGAACCATGATAAATGGCTTAAGGGAGGAACAAGTTTATAATGAAGTAATATGCTTAGATTCTCCTGATGCTCAACATCTGAACGACTGCCTATTTCCGGTTCATGCTTTAGGGCCAGGAAAAGGTCCTTGGCGGTATAGTTCGAAACTTACGAAATGGCTAGTAAAAGAATTGCCGTCATTTGATGTGGTTATTGTGCATGGCATGTGGCTTTATTATAGCCATGCGGCTATAAAAGCTATAAAAATACTTAGGAAGCGACAAAGCAGCAACAGTTGCAATATTCCTAAACTTTACCTGATGCCACATGGCATGTTGGATCCATACTTTCAACGTGCAAAAGAAAGGAAGTGGAAGGCTATTCGGAATACGGTTTATTGGAAGTTGGTTGAAAGAGCTGTTGTTAACGATGCCGATGGACTACTTTTTACATGTGAAGAAGAGTGTAGATTGGCTAAAGAACCCTTTTCACCATATAAACCAAAAAAAGAACTTATTGTTGGATTAGGTGTCGAGAATCCACCTGCTAAAAATTTTGTAATACAGGAAGCCTTCGAAACGAAGTTCCCCTTTTTAAAAGATGAACCTTATGTTCTTTTCCTTAGCCGTGTGCATGAAAAGAAAGGGGTAGATCTTCTTATCAAAGCTTATGCTCAGCTTAAGAGAAAATACCATCATGAGATGGTGTTAAGCTCAGGTTTAGAAGATTTCATGCCTCCCTTTCCTAAACTAGTTATTGCGGGTCCGGGCCTGGATACTACTTACGGAAAAGAGATGGAAAACCTGACATTAATTGAAGGGTTGAAGTCTGATATACTTTTTCCAGGTATGCTCACAGGAGCTGATAAATGGGGCGTTTTTTACAATTGTGAGGCCTTTATCCTGCCAAGTCATCAAGAAAACTTTGGTATTGCGGTTGTTGAGGCAATGGCTTGTGGTAAACCTGTTCTCATTTCTGATCAGGTAAATATATGGAGGGAAATTGTGGCTGGAGGAGGTGGTGCTGCAGAACCTGACACTCTAAAAGGAACCAGTAAATTATTAGCAGAATGGGTGAAGATGACTTTCGATGAAAAACACTGTATGGGTATGAAAGCCAGAGATTCATTCCAAAGAGATTTTTCTGTTAAGGCTGCTTCAAAACGTCTGCTTTCAATGCTCTTTAACAATACTTCAATATAA